Part of the Cryptococcus neoformans var. grubii H99 chromosome 2, complete sequence genome is shown below.
aagcaggtgATTGGAGAGAAGCCTTGGGTGCTTGGGGTATACTTGTTGATGTTGACATGCGAAGGGATCACTTGCCGTAAGgctttttttcctcttaTCGTACCATTCATGGTTGCTTATCGAAGCCCTAGCGAGGTCATGTCTATCATTACAGAGAAGATCCCTGTCGACAAATCCCTCTCAGACCACGTCGTTCAATCCGCCCTTTGCTCCGCAGATATTATCAAAGCCCTTATGAGCTGCTATTCTCTCGACACATGGCTCTCCGCCCATCTCGCTGATCTGTTAGATAAACTGTCGCTCATCCCagacgacgaagagcaCTTTGAAATTTCCTTGCGAGACTTCTTTTTGCTAGAGTACGCGCAAGTGTTGCAAGATAATCCGAATTACAAGGCGTTTTGGAGGGTGATTTGTGATTACTTGGGATATgcaggtgaagaaggaaggggaaggttgaaggagcatttgaggaggttggataTTCCTCTTGACAGGGATGTAAAAGGAAAATCCAAGGAATCATCCGACTCCACCAATGACGAACAACAGGGTCTCGATGCTTCAATGGACATTGAGAATGCAACCGAGTCCCAAGGGGAAGCGATCAAACTCCTCGATGAAGTCCGTTCCGCCTGTGTTGATTTCCGTCTCGATGACGTATGGCAAGAAATCAGTCAAGTGCTGGCTACACGATTGATCAGCGCAGGGCAGTATGGTATGGCGGCGACGTTGGCTTTGATGGCTAGGGATGGGTTCGCACTGTCCAGGATCGCGGACAAGGTCTTGGAGTCTTTCGTCACTTGTGGTGAGCAATAAAAGTTTGATAGTTGAGAGCGAACATAAGTGCTGATAGCAAGTCAGGTCAAGACGAGTACCTCGCCCTTGTTGATACCCTCCCTCCTACCCTACTCGCCGAAGCGCCCACCGCTCTCTTACGTCTCCAACAATCCACTTCCAACCCCACTGAGTTTCCCTCCCATTCTGCTGTGAGCGTGTTTGCATCGAGGATCACGTTCTTATCCGAATTCAGGGATTATCTCTTGTTTTTAAGCCAGGACGCGAGAGATCGAGCTGCGGGTAGGGTGGTCAGTCTTTTGACGAGTGGGATTGCACCCGTGGGTTTTTGGGCGGTTCTGTTAGTAGAAAGTATTCGGTTGCTTGAAGGTACGCCTTTTGATTCATTTGCTGATCGAAAGAGCAAAGAATTGATATTAATGATGTATAGATTCTGAGATATTATTCACTTCCAACGAAACTTTTGAGCTCCTGCGTGTACTTGAAGAAGTATATGCAAATGCTGCTTtcgcagaggaagaatacCTCGGTCAGCTCGTCCAGTACCTCCAACGGACGCTCAGCACACTGTcagcagagaaagagaggcaTATTATtaagaagaatgagaagaaggtaacGATGGAGGAtgcaagaagaaagatggacGAAGTGCGATTGGCGATAAGTAGGAATTTGGCAAGAGCGATGGTCGCTGGATTCGACAGTCCCTTCTAGTGGTTCTCCCTAGACAGACTGCGTAAGAATCATTTTGTCTATGCATACACCGTTTAAAATGGAAATAAAGACTACAGTACAAATACCATTAATTGTTCTCATAATATTTCGTGAACCACATGAATAATTATCATTAAAGATTCTTTATCCTTCACACATATTTTCGCGCGACCAGCGCTTCAGATAAGCGTTTTAAAAAGCAACCTGACTAGCCTGTGCACTCCTCGCCTGATTTGCTTGCCCCACAGCACCCCCATTCACGTACGGCACCGGCATCTGTATACTTGGCAATGTCATTTGAGCAGACCCATTCCCAGATCGATTCCTACCGAAGGGAGCATGACCAAGTCTACTGGGCAATTGGAGATCCCTCAAGCCACTCGCATTTGTGGTCATACCAC
Proteins encoded:
- a CDS encoding nuclear pore complex protein Nup85, with translation MFSFSQPKQSSSKPLQTSADNDVSMDAQRQDQTPVQTLYLKPEAYPRGGKEKWKATGRTISAAAGPVGGEVAIWVTKKPSDDPNKPAKLTNADPTVSDEAIIFASINSLSQPLVQLYTESHLLFTSLQQIVADSGRRRLSSVGFGVNGGAESWDTRGNFGTEGLLGPPDAETVINMRRLADFYVDQLGDLKALPDIDAGLRDRFIDAYNIFNLAEILYLPIDGKGEGLVGEELLDWVNEIDVAPDNQLGNEIMSTLNSWDHPSFWPYISRSILRGFHLPAASFLRSLSSHPYAPISKLAVLLAQHLTILPRSSEPKWRVDMDFLQAHKQWLAKFRSELATQLGGKGEGKWFEGEWASWEGGFRCVVELMEGRTERVLEEAGDWREALGAWGILVDVDMRRDHLPEVMSIITEKIPVDKSLSDHVVQSALCSADIIKALMSCYSLDTWLSAHLADLLDKLSLIPDDEEHFEISLRDFFLLEYAQVLQDNPNYKAFWRVICDYLGYAGEEGRGRLKEHLRRLDIPLDRDVKGKSKESSDSTNDEQQGLDASMDIENATESQGEAIKLLDEVRSACVDFRLDDVWQEISQVLATRLISAGQYGMAATLALMARDGFALSRIADKVLESFVTCGQDEYLALVDTLPPTLLAEAPTALLRLQQSTSNPTEFPSHSAVSVFASRITFLSEFRDYLLFLSQDARDRAAGRVVSLLTSGIAPVGFWAVLLVESIRLLEDSEILFTSNETFELLRVLEEVYANAAFAEEEYLGQLVQYLQRTLSTLSAEKERHIIKKNEKKVTMEDARRKMDEVRLAISRNLARAMVAGFDSPF